A single Argentina anserina chromosome 7, drPotAnse1.1, whole genome shotgun sequence DNA region contains:
- the LOC126803118 gene encoding uncharacterized protein LOC126803118 isoform X1 — protein sequence MSLVDYASSDDDVSEEEDKENIENEPAAEAPMDQPTRPPTQPVGSSYQQSTPQSSAPTVEKLPDASQLFDSSEFSPNMLSDSYHSSRVAAASAESASRKRESNSFASPVTRSKLPRGNLPHSKNIPDTLGAMLVPPQLRGRSNVVTEDVSKLFVKKPTGGSPQ from the exons ATGTCACTGGTGGACTACGCATCTTCAGACGACGACGTTTCCGAGGAGGAAGATAAGGAAAACATAGAAAACGAGCCAGCAGCTGAAGCACCCATGGATCAACCCACTCGTCCTCCCACCCA ACCTGTTGGTTCATCGTATCAGCAAAGTACTCCCCAATCATCAGCTCCTACAGTCGAGAAACTTCCTGATGCTTCACAACTCTTTGACTCTTCTGAGTTCTCACCCAATATGCTGAGTGATAGCTATCACTCTTCTCGTGTTGCAGCTGCAAGTGCTGAGAGTGCATCGCGCAAAAGAGAGTCAAATTCATTTGCTTCTCCTGTGACCCGCAGTAAACTTCCCAGAGGTAACTTGCCCCATTCCAAAAATATTCCAGATACACTTGGTGCTATGCTGGTTCCACCTCAGCTTCGTGGAAG GAGCAATGTTGTCACAGAAGATGTTAGCAAGCTATTTGTCAAAAAGCCAACTGGCGGTTCACCACAGTAA
- the LOC126803118 gene encoding uncharacterized protein LOC126803118 isoform X2, translating to MSLVDYASSDDDVSEEEDKENIENEPAAEAPMDQPTRPPTQPVGSSYQQSTPQSSAPTVEKLPDASQLFDSSEFSPNMLSDSYHSSRVAAASAESASRKRESNSFASPVTRSKLPRGNLPHSKNIPDTLGAMLVPPQLRGRVYL from the exons ATGTCACTGGTGGACTACGCATCTTCAGACGACGACGTTTCCGAGGAGGAAGATAAGGAAAACATAGAAAACGAGCCAGCAGCTGAAGCACCCATGGATCAACCCACTCGTCCTCCCACCCA ACCTGTTGGTTCATCGTATCAGCAAAGTACTCCCCAATCATCAGCTCCTACAGTCGAGAAACTTCCTGATGCTTCACAACTCTTTGACTCTTCTGAGTTCTCACCCAATATGCTGAGTGATAGCTATCACTCTTCTCGTGTTGCAGCTGCAAGTGCTGAGAGTGCATCGCGCAAAAGAGAGTCAAATTCATTTGCTTCTCCTGTGACCCGCAGTAAACTTCCCAGAGGTAACTTGCCCCATTCCAAAAATATTCCAGATACACTTGGTGCTATGCTGGTTCCACCTCAGCTTCGTGGAAG agtatatttataa